The Conger conger chromosome 15, fConCon1.1, whole genome shotgun sequence genome contains a region encoding:
- the LOC133111348 gene encoding semaphorin-6D-like isoform X5, whose translation MAPRGHLLLGCLLLASALPCVRAVVFPEDSAPLDSVDHHYSRRYPVFRGRPSGNESQHRLDFQLMAKIQDTLFIAGRDQVYLVSLRESYRNEIIPYRKLTWRSRQEDRETCAMKGKHRDECHNFIKVLAPRNDDLVFICGTNGFNPMCRFYRLDNLEFDGEEISGLARCPFDAKQTNVALFADGKLYSATVADFLASDAVIYRSMGDGSALRTIKYDSKWLKEPHFLHAVNYGNYVYFFFREIAAEYNSLGKAVYSRVSRICKNDVGGSQRVLEKHWTSFVKARLNCSVPGESFFYFDVLQSITEIVDVNGVPTVVGVFTTQLNSIPGSAVCAFSMADIEKAFQGQFKEQKTADSVWTAFPEHKLPKPRPGCCAGHGPAEGYKTSIEFPDETLQFIKSHPLMDAAVPSVNDEPWFTKTRVRYRLTAVAVDNSAGPYQNYTVLFIGSEAGVVLKVLAKTSQHSLNDSVLLEEIDVFNRAKCASSSEEDRRVLSLHLDTETHGLYVAFSSCVIRMPLSRCQRHTSCHKSCIASRDPYCGWMPHRSCEKIPAGQLTGYEQDVEYGNTARLGDCHGVWEVQSGESNQMVHMNVLITCVFAAFLLGAMIAGMTVYCYRDAFLQKPRRIHKDGESAQSCTDSAGSFAKLNGLFDSPVKDYQQSMDSPKLYTNLLNSGKDPLSGSDTKAMMLVGQPPELSALPTPESTPVLQQKSLQPIRSQWEKAQGKVLPSRRDSSPKSPQYFPSSPPPHSPLGHGHIPSAVVLPNATHDYRASFSSGSDASRGERKPQNAELPAGSRPGRKEHRRAVETRNTLNDLLKHLTDGSGGAGGGGGGGGGGGGGGGGGGHKAILVDPPSSPRPNMMLDPMMGLEVPPKVPSREASLYSPSSSLPRNSPTKRVDVPTTPTSPPGQTDTLERQRGYQRASQRHSISALPKNFSSPNGVGVAVSRQPSMNRGGYMPPTPPSRLDSHGVPRGMHPQPSLSRQSSYSGHGSLPRTGVRRTPSLKPDVPPKPNGFVPQTAQIRVVNKYSY comes from the exons ATGGCCCCTCGGGGACACCTGCTCCTGGGCTGCCTGCTATTGGCCAGCGCGCTGCCGTGCGTCCGCGCCGTCGTCTTCCCTGAGGACTCCGCCCCACTGGACTCCGTGGACCACCACT ACTCCCGACGGTATCCTGTCTTCAGGGGCCGCCCCTCGGGCAATGAATCTCAACACAGACTGGACTTCCAGCTGATGGCCAAGATCCAGGACACACTCTTCATCGCTGGCAG AGACCAGGTCTACTTAGTGAGTCTGCGAGAATCGTACCGGAACGAAATCATCCCGTACAGG AAACTGACATGGAGGTCTCGCCAAGAGGACCGGGAGACCTGTGCCATGAAAGGCAAACACAGA GATGAATGCCATAATTTCATAAAAGTGCTGGCCCCCAGAAATGACGATCTGGTTTTCATCTGCGGAACCAACGGATTTAACCCCATGTGCAGGTTCTACCGG TTGGACAACCTGGAGTTTGACGGGGAGGAAATAAGTGGTTTGGCAAGGTGCCCATTTGACGCCAAACAGACCAATGTCGCCCTGTTTGCTG ACGGGAAGCTGTACTCTGCTACAGTGGCAGACTTTCTGGCCAGCGATGCCGTCATTTACCGCAGCATGGGAGATGGCTCCGCCCTCAGGACCATCAAGTACgactcaaaatggctgaaag AACCCCACTTTCTGCACGCAGTGAATTATGGGAATTACGTCTACTTCTTCTTCAGGGAAATCGCAGCAGAGTACAACAGCCTGGGAAAG GCGGTGTATTCCAGAGTGTCCCGCATATGCAAGAACGACGTGGGCGGGTCCCAGAGAGTCCTGGAGAAACACTGGACCTCGTTCGTGAAGGCCCGGCTGAACTGCTCCGTCCCCGGGGAGTCCTTCTTCTACTTCGACGTGCTGCAGTCCATCACCGAGATCGTCGACGTCAACGGAGTCCCCACCGTGGTGGGCGTGTTCACCACGCAGCTCAACAG CATCCCAGGTTCTGCGGTGTGCGCGTTCTCCATGGCGGACATCGAAAAGGCCTTCCAGGGCCAGTTTAAGGAGCAGAAAACAGCCGACTCGGTCTGGACGGCTTTCCCCGAACACAAGCTGCCAAAACCCAG GCCCGGCTGCTGTGCAGGACATGGTCCCGCAGAGGGGTACAAAACCTCCATCGAGTTCCCCGACGAAACGCTGCAATTCATCAAGTCCCACCCCCTGATGGATGCCGCTGTTCCCTCGGTCAACGACGAGCCCTGGTTCACAAAGACCCGCGTGCG GTACAGGCTGACGGCGGTAGCAGTGGACAACTCGGCCGGCCCGTACCAGAACTACACGGTGCTTTTCATCGGCTCCGAAGCAGGCGTCGTCCTGAAGGTGCTGGCCAAGACTTCCCAGCATTCCCTGAACGACAGCGTCTTGCTGGAGGAGATCGACGTCTTCAACCGGGCCAA GTGTGCCTCGAGCAGCGAGGAGGACAGACGCGTGCTGTCACTGCACCTGGACACAGAGACGCACGGCCTGTACGTGGCCTTCTCCAGCTGCGTCATCAGGATGCCTCTCAGCCGCTGCCAACGCCACACCTCCTGCCACAA GTCCTGCATCGCGTCGCGGGATCCCTACTGCGGCTGGATGCCACACCGGTCCTGCGAGAAGATCCCGGCCGGCCAGCT AACCGGCTACGAACAGGACGTGGAGTACGGAAACACCGCTCGGCTGGGCGACTGTCACG GTGTGTGGGAGGTGCAGTCGGGCGAGTCCAACCAGATGGTCCACATGAACGTTCTGATCACCTGCGTTTTCGCCGCCTTCCTCCTGGGGGCCATGATCGCGGGGATGACGGTGTACTGCTACCGGGACGCCTTCCTACAGAAGCCCAGGAGGATCCATAAGGACGGCGAGTCGGCGCAGTCCTGCACGGACTCCGCCGGAAGCTTCGCCAAGCTCAACGGCCTCTTCGACAGCCCGGTGAAGGACTACCAGCAGAGCATGGACTCGCCCAAGCTCTACACCAACCTGCTCAACTCCGGCAAGGACCCGCTGTCCGGCTCGGACACCAAGGCCATGATGCTGGTGGGCCAGCCGCCGGAGCTGTCGGCCCTGCCCACCCCGGAGTCCACGCCCGTCCTGCAGCAGAAGAGCCTGCAGCCGATCAGGAGCCAGTGGGAGAAGGCCCAGGGCAAGGTGCTGCCGTCTCGCCGGGACTCGTCGCCCAAAAGCCCGCAGTACTTTCCCTCCAGCCCGCCCCCGCACTCGCCCCTGGGCCACGGCCACATCCCCAGCGCGGTGGTGCTGCCCAACGCCACGCACGACTACCGCGCCTCCTTCTCCAGCGGCAGCGACGCCTCGCGGGGCGAGCGCAAGCCGCAGAACGCCGAGCTCCCGGCCGGCTCCAGGCCCGGCAGGAAGGAGCACCGGCGGGCGGTGGAGACCCGCAACACCCTCAACGACCTCCTCAAGCACCTCACGGACGGCAGCGGGGGagcgggaggtggaggtggaggaggaggaggaggaggaggaggaggagggggcggcGGGCACAAGGCCATCCTGGTGGACCCGCCCAGCTCCCCCCGCCCGAACATGATGCTGGACCCCATGATGGGCTTGGAGGTCCCGCCTAAAGTGCCCAGCCGGGAGGCCTCGCTGTACTCGCCCTCCTCCTCGCTGCCCAGAAACAGCCCCACCAAGCGGGTGGACGtgcccaccacccccacctcgcCCCCGGGGCAGACTGACACGCTGGAGCGGCAGAGGGGCTACCAGCGCGCCTCCCAGAGGCACTCCATATCCGCCCTCCCCAAAAACTTCAGCTCCCCCAACGGGGTGGGGGTGGCCGTGTCGCGGCAGCCCAGCATGAACAGAGGGGGCTACAtgccccccacgcccccctccaGACTGGACTCGCACGGGGTGCCCCGGGGCATGCACCCCCAGCCCTCCCTGTCCCGACAGAGCAGCTACAGCGGCCACGGGTCCCTGCCGCGCACGGGCGTCAGGAGGACGCCCTCGCTAAAGCCCGACGTCCCGCCCAAACCCAACGGGTTCGTCCCACAGACCGCCCAGATCAGGGTCGTGAACAAGTACAGCTACTGA
- the LOC133111348 gene encoding semaphorin-6D-like isoform X3: MAPRGHLLLGCLLLASALPCVRAVVFPEDSAPLDSVDHHYSRRYPVFRGRPSGNESQHRLDFQLMAKIQDTLFIAGRDQVYLVSLRESYRNEIIPYRKLTWRSRQEDRETCAMKGKHRDECHNFIKVLAPRNDDLVFICGTNGFNPMCRFYRLDNLEFDGEEISGLARCPFDAKQTNVALFADGKLYSATVADFLASDAVIYRSMGDGSALRTIKYDSKWLKEPHFLHAVNYGNYVYFFFREIAAEYNSLGKAVYSRVSRICKNDVGGSQRVLEKHWTSFVKARLNCSVPGESFFYFDVLQSITEIVDVNGVPTVVGVFTTQLNSIPGSAVCAFSMADIEKAFQGQFKEQKTADSVWTAFPEHKLPKPRPGCCAGHGPAEGYKTSIEFPDETLQFIKSHPLMDAAVPSVNDEPWFTKTRVRYRLTAVAVDNSAGPYQNYTVLFIGSEAGVVLKVLAKTSQHSLNDSVLLEEIDVFNRAKCASSSEEDRRVLSLHLDTETHGLYVAFSSCVIRMPLSRCQRHTSCHKSCIASRDPYCGWMPHRSCEKIPAGQLTGYEQDVEYGNTARLGDCHDMELSSASVTTVTTVPVATTQITTAQTPEINSSREFVPRDVPTITAQSSGALPGVPQGVWEVQSGESNQMVHMNVLITCVFAAFLLGAMIAGMTVYCYRDAFLQKPRRIHKDGESAQSCTDSAGSFAKLNGLFDSPVKDYQQSMDSPKLYTNLLNSGKDPLSGSDTKAMMLVGQPPELSALPTPESTPVLQQKSLQPIRSQWEKAQGKVLPSRRDSSPKSPQYFPSSPPPHSPLGHGHIPSAVVLPNATHDYRASFSSGSDASRGERKPQNAELPAGSRPGRKEHRRAVETRNTLNDLLKHLTDGSGGAGGGGGGGGGGGGGGGGGGHKAILVDPPSSPRPNMMLDPMMGLEVPPKVPSREASLYSPSSSLPRNSPTKRVDVPTTPTSPPGQTDTLERQRGYQRASQRHSISALPKNFSSPNGVGVAVSRQPSMNRGGYMPPTPPSRLDSHGVPRGMHPQPSLSRQSSYSGHGSLPRTGVRRTPSLKPDVPPKPNGFVPQTAQIRVVNKYSY, translated from the exons ATGGCCCCTCGGGGACACCTGCTCCTGGGCTGCCTGCTATTGGCCAGCGCGCTGCCGTGCGTCCGCGCCGTCGTCTTCCCTGAGGACTCCGCCCCACTGGACTCCGTGGACCACCACT ACTCCCGACGGTATCCTGTCTTCAGGGGCCGCCCCTCGGGCAATGAATCTCAACACAGACTGGACTTCCAGCTGATGGCCAAGATCCAGGACACACTCTTCATCGCTGGCAG AGACCAGGTCTACTTAGTGAGTCTGCGAGAATCGTACCGGAACGAAATCATCCCGTACAGG AAACTGACATGGAGGTCTCGCCAAGAGGACCGGGAGACCTGTGCCATGAAAGGCAAACACAGA GATGAATGCCATAATTTCATAAAAGTGCTGGCCCCCAGAAATGACGATCTGGTTTTCATCTGCGGAACCAACGGATTTAACCCCATGTGCAGGTTCTACCGG TTGGACAACCTGGAGTTTGACGGGGAGGAAATAAGTGGTTTGGCAAGGTGCCCATTTGACGCCAAACAGACCAATGTCGCCCTGTTTGCTG ACGGGAAGCTGTACTCTGCTACAGTGGCAGACTTTCTGGCCAGCGATGCCGTCATTTACCGCAGCATGGGAGATGGCTCCGCCCTCAGGACCATCAAGTACgactcaaaatggctgaaag AACCCCACTTTCTGCACGCAGTGAATTATGGGAATTACGTCTACTTCTTCTTCAGGGAAATCGCAGCAGAGTACAACAGCCTGGGAAAG GCGGTGTATTCCAGAGTGTCCCGCATATGCAAGAACGACGTGGGCGGGTCCCAGAGAGTCCTGGAGAAACACTGGACCTCGTTCGTGAAGGCCCGGCTGAACTGCTCCGTCCCCGGGGAGTCCTTCTTCTACTTCGACGTGCTGCAGTCCATCACCGAGATCGTCGACGTCAACGGAGTCCCCACCGTGGTGGGCGTGTTCACCACGCAGCTCAACAG CATCCCAGGTTCTGCGGTGTGCGCGTTCTCCATGGCGGACATCGAAAAGGCCTTCCAGGGCCAGTTTAAGGAGCAGAAAACAGCCGACTCGGTCTGGACGGCTTTCCCCGAACACAAGCTGCCAAAACCCAG GCCCGGCTGCTGTGCAGGACATGGTCCCGCAGAGGGGTACAAAACCTCCATCGAGTTCCCCGACGAAACGCTGCAATTCATCAAGTCCCACCCCCTGATGGATGCCGCTGTTCCCTCGGTCAACGACGAGCCCTGGTTCACAAAGACCCGCGTGCG GTACAGGCTGACGGCGGTAGCAGTGGACAACTCGGCCGGCCCGTACCAGAACTACACGGTGCTTTTCATCGGCTCCGAAGCAGGCGTCGTCCTGAAGGTGCTGGCCAAGACTTCCCAGCATTCCCTGAACGACAGCGTCTTGCTGGAGGAGATCGACGTCTTCAACCGGGCCAA GTGTGCCTCGAGCAGCGAGGAGGACAGACGCGTGCTGTCACTGCACCTGGACACAGAGACGCACGGCCTGTACGTGGCCTTCTCCAGCTGCGTCATCAGGATGCCTCTCAGCCGCTGCCAACGCCACACCTCCTGCCACAA GTCCTGCATCGCGTCGCGGGATCCCTACTGCGGCTGGATGCCACACCGGTCCTGCGAGAAGATCCCGGCCGGCCAGCT AACCGGCTACGAACAGGACGTGGAGTACGGAAACACCGCTCGGCTGGGCGACTGTCACG ACATGGAGTTGTCGTCAGCGTCAGTCACAACGGTGACGACCGTCCCCGTAGCAACAACCCAAATCACTACCGCTCAGACACCTGAAATTAACAGTTCAAGGGAATTTGTGCCCCGAGACGTCCCCACCATCACTGCCCAGTCTTCTGGGGCCTTACCTGGTGTGCCTCAGG GTGTGTGGGAGGTGCAGTCGGGCGAGTCCAACCAGATGGTCCACATGAACGTTCTGATCACCTGCGTTTTCGCCGCCTTCCTCCTGGGGGCCATGATCGCGGGGATGACGGTGTACTGCTACCGGGACGCCTTCCTACAGAAGCCCAGGAGGATCCATAAGGACGGCGAGTCGGCGCAGTCCTGCACGGACTCCGCCGGAAGCTTCGCCAAGCTCAACGGCCTCTTCGACAGCCCGGTGAAGGACTACCAGCAGAGCATGGACTCGCCCAAGCTCTACACCAACCTGCTCAACTCCGGCAAGGACCCGCTGTCCGGCTCGGACACCAAGGCCATGATGCTGGTGGGCCAGCCGCCGGAGCTGTCGGCCCTGCCCACCCCGGAGTCCACGCCCGTCCTGCAGCAGAAGAGCCTGCAGCCGATCAGGAGCCAGTGGGAGAAGGCCCAGGGCAAGGTGCTGCCGTCTCGCCGGGACTCGTCGCCCAAAAGCCCGCAGTACTTTCCCTCCAGCCCGCCCCCGCACTCGCCCCTGGGCCACGGCCACATCCCCAGCGCGGTGGTGCTGCCCAACGCCACGCACGACTACCGCGCCTCCTTCTCCAGCGGCAGCGACGCCTCGCGGGGCGAGCGCAAGCCGCAGAACGCCGAGCTCCCGGCCGGCTCCAGGCCCGGCAGGAAGGAGCACCGGCGGGCGGTGGAGACCCGCAACACCCTCAACGACCTCCTCAAGCACCTCACGGACGGCAGCGGGGGagcgggaggtggaggtggaggaggaggaggaggaggaggaggaggagggggcggcGGGCACAAGGCCATCCTGGTGGACCCGCCCAGCTCCCCCCGCCCGAACATGATGCTGGACCCCATGATGGGCTTGGAGGTCCCGCCTAAAGTGCCCAGCCGGGAGGCCTCGCTGTACTCGCCCTCCTCCTCGCTGCCCAGAAACAGCCCCACCAAGCGGGTGGACGtgcccaccacccccacctcgcCCCCGGGGCAGACTGACACGCTGGAGCGGCAGAGGGGCTACCAGCGCGCCTCCCAGAGGCACTCCATATCCGCCCTCCCCAAAAACTTCAGCTCCCCCAACGGGGTGGGGGTGGCCGTGTCGCGGCAGCCCAGCATGAACAGAGGGGGCTACAtgccccccacgcccccctccaGACTGGACTCGCACGGGGTGCCCCGGGGCATGCACCCCCAGCCCTCCCTGTCCCGACAGAGCAGCTACAGCGGCCACGGGTCCCTGCCGCGCACGGGCGTCAGGAGGACGCCCTCGCTAAAGCCCGACGTCCCGCCCAAACCCAACGGGTTCGTCCCACAGACCGCCCAGATCAGGGTCGTGAACAAGTACAGCTACTGA